From Nilaparvata lugens isolate BPH chromosome 7, ASM1435652v1, whole genome shotgun sequence, one genomic window encodes:
- the LOC111046104 gene encoding uncharacterized protein LOC111046104, with protein sequence MESIPEFVNAELLTEALNSSVTEIEVKPALGRGENYLSRLYRIRINYASNPVEKLPETVIVKLLPVGYLETFVNENGMLEKEIKMYTDYLPLVKLHLGRNLAPESFKVTRKDMLMLEDLSLDGYKMKDRILRLDRYHAEAAVKILAEFHSTSIFLREKNSEILEEVSKESQFHNETPTERDFIVNRFNMFMIELRKYPHLKKYADLFHDTLGADMWSRFMEEMRRDCKWLKVLNHGDFWTNNILFKHDGDGKILDLKLVDFQFTRFVSPAMDLQLFFVTSLSDRSDIGHLTETYRVTLNSKLPSTITPLGRAHIQAELDRFETFGFIVAACFLPGAVINRQQIINYDDTTEEQFSSGAEESPHNFMYRDATYLSMIEPLLMHYHGRGLL encoded by the coding sequence ATGGAGTCAATTCCAGAGTTTGTGAATGCCGAACTATTGACAGAAGCTCTCAACTCATCAGTCACGGAAATAGAAGTGAAGCCTGCTTTGGGTAGAGGCGAAAACTACCTCAGCAGACTTTACAGAATCAGAATCAATTACGCCAGCAATCCGGTTGAAAAGCTGCCAGAAACTGTGATAGTCAAACTACTGCCCGTGGGTTATTTGGAAACATTTGTGAATGAAAACGGAATGCTAGAGAAGGAAATCAAAATGTACACAGATTATTTACCTTTGGTGAAATTACATTTGGGGAGAAACTTGGCCCCAGAAAGTTTCAAAGTTACAAGGAAGGATATGCTCATGCTTGAGGATCTATCTTTGGATGGATACAAGATGAAGGACAGAATTTTGCGATTGGATCGCTATCATGCGGAAGCCGCCGTCAAAATTCTTGCCGAGTTTCATTCTACTTCTATTTTTTTGCGAGAAAAGAATTCTGAAATCTTGGAGGAAGTTTCAAAGGAATCACAATTCCACAACGAAACCCCAACTGAAAGAGATTTTATTGTCAACAGATTCAACATGTTTATGATTGAATTAAGAAAATATCCTCATTTAAAGAAGTATGCAGATTTGTTTCATGATACCTTAGGAGCGGATATGTGGTCTCGTTTCATGGAAGAGATGAGGAGGGACTGTAAATGGTTGAAGGTTTTGAATCATGGTGACTTTTGGACCAATAATATTCTGTTCAAACACGACGGCGATGGCAAAATTTTAGATTTGAAGTTAGTAGATTTCCAGTTCACGAGATTCGTTTCTCCTGCCATGGACCTCCAGCTATTTTTCGTGACAAGTTTGAGTGACCGATCAGACATCGGTCATCTCACCGAAACTTACCGAGTCACCTTGAACAGCAAACTACCTAGCACCATCACACCGCTTGGTCGGGCGCATATTCAAGCTGAGCTAGACCGGTTCGAGACTTTTGGGTTTATTGTGGCCGCTTGCTTTCTGCCGGGCGCTGTCATAAATCGCCAACAAATCATCAATTATGACGACACAACTGAAGAACAGTTCAGTTCCGGTGCGGAGGAAAGTCCACATAATTTCATGTACAGAGATGCAACATATTTGAGCATGATTGAACCGTTGCTTATGCATTACCATGGACGCGGACTTTTGTAA